Proteins encoded by one window of Streptomyces clavuligerus:
- a CDS encoding Crp/Fnr family transcriptional regulator has product MRTLNALSAEHRGRLLHSAREVSFEQGARLFEEGEIPAAFWIIRTGLVTLDIRIPGRRPRVIESLAHGELVGWSWMFPPSPCRTGAEAMTPVRALEFDAAEARRLCEADPWFGHAVSGWVGSVLAHRLQASRARLLDLYASPGVTAPR; this is encoded by the coding sequence ATGAGGACGCTGAACGCTCTGTCGGCGGAGCACCGGGGGCGGCTGCTGCACAGCGCGCGGGAGGTCTCCTTCGAGCAGGGGGCCAGGCTCTTCGAGGAGGGGGAGATCCCGGCGGCGTTCTGGATCATCAGAACCGGTCTGGTGACCCTCGACATCCGGATACCCGGGCGCCGCCCGCGGGTGATCGAGTCCCTCGCCCACGGGGAACTGGTGGGCTGGTCCTGGATGTTCCCGCCGTCCCCCTGCCGGACAGGGGCAGAGGCAATGACTCCGGTACGGGCGCTGGAGTTCGACGCGGCCGAGGCGCGGCGGCTGTGCGAGGCGGACCCGTGGTTCGGTCACGCGGTGAGCGGATGGGTGGGCTCCGTCCTGGCCCACCGTCTCCAGGCGTCCAGGGCCCGGCTGCTGGATCTGTACGC